CTAACTGggttatctgcattgtgtcccacctcCCGCCAACCCCtccttttacgctactgctactctctgttcatcatatatgcatagtcactttaactatacctacatgtacatactacctcaataagcctgactaaccggtgcctgtgtatagccttgctactcttattttcaaatgtatttttactgttgttttatttctttacttacctacacacacacacacctttttttttcgcactattggttagagcctgtaagtaagcatttcactgtaaagtctacacctgttgtattcggcgcacgtgacaaataaactttgatttgattgtgctCTTGGACACCTAGAAGCTCTTCGGGAGCTGGGTTTGGCTCATAACAGATTCACAACCTTGGCAGACCATTTGTTTCAGGGCCTGGCCAACCTCTCCCTGCTACATCTGGACAACAACCTCATTGCAACCGTCAGCTCCTCATCCTTTCAGCCTCTCTCCAGTTTGAAGACAGTGAATTTAACCAAGAACAACCTTTATATGGTTGGCTGCCTAGAAGGCAACCCATAGACTTGCTCCCACAAAATGTCCAATGCTTGGTCGTGACAGTCGGCCGTGGCCTGGAACCCCTCCATCATACTGCGAAGCAACTCCTCGTGCctaccaatggtggctccttgggagggtCAGTcgtggccagttcgtactatcaggaatcaaggtaagacccagatacagactgtcaaagtaacaatgtttattgtggCAACAGGGACaggcaaagacaggtcaaggcaggcaggggtcaaaaatCCAGGGTAAGGCAAAGGTACTGGACAGCAGGCGgtctcagggtcaggcagagttcagtaatccagaggtggagcaacggtacaggacagcaggcggtctcagggtcaggcagagttcagtaatccagaggtggagcaacggtacaggacagcaggcggtctcagggtcaggcagagttcagtaatccagaggtggagcaacggtacaggacagcaggcggtctcagggtcaggcagagttcagtaatccagaggtggagcaaaaaaaaaattacacatacacataattcaatcataacttgattacaaattacgtcataaaggaaaacgtccctagcgggcggaacagatatgacagcttgttacacaaaggaaaggggctgggtttgagtgaaagagcgggaagattgaggaacaaagggaagaagtggtgctatcgtaaatacagtatcttatgcattctaaattaccgcccatttggaaaaggaaatgcaataaatatttactctgagctgcgcttcggtaggttggtggtagatggaaggccgtgttgcccaaccaagtcctttgaagaatgtctctggtggtcaattggatacgttgtagtaacgtcgttgtgtggtagacgggatactctgtctgttccttcctaacctgctaactcaacggctaggaggtatcacttctgtagtgaataagagttcaaagtttatACCATTCGCAAcaaaagctcacgctgatgtcggcttcgttctgtagttattatctgaaccattctgacatagggcCGTCGTCCTACATCCCCGGAACAGAAAGttctattgtcgtcaagggcttatataggaagggaggggagggcgtgtttgaaaagttttatagccacATATAGCcaaaacccacatctcacattttagaagctaaaatcacatttcatcccatcacaaataatttaatattcaaacatttaaattgaacaacaattccatgtgaatccgataactctgatgtgtagactttccacatagagtttatgtcatctgatcattgatgagaatgtctcagatgacaaccgaactgacatcatattcattaagtaccaccgcatatgttccattggttggattaccagaatatagttcatttccccccaccttctgatgtttccagaatctctatgttaaccaaggggtttgcaaatgtaacctcactagggtagagagaggaaaaaggggggaagaggtatttatgactgtcataaacctacccccaggccaacgtcatgacatagggaagatgggtgacacctggaggggggaggagacaagcacaaggacaggtgaaacagatcagggcgtgacagtcacaAGGGACTTTCTCATCTACCTATCAACTTTCTTGAAGGTCTGAAATCTTCATTGGTATTCCAGGCAGGGATTCTTAATATTAAGGAGCTGTACTTAGACATATTCATTCACACACCCCGGTTGTGGTTCCTTGAGATCAGTAAGAATGAGTTCACAGTCCTCACTCCAAAGCTGTTTCACCCAATCTCAAGGCTCAACAGACGGTATCTGTCCTTAGATTTCCTCATAGGAGCAAACCTCAGCAGAGTCACTTTCTTGCAGGTGAGAAAGAACAACATAACAGTAGTCAATGAGACAATAAGTTGCGTTCTTTCCCTGCCTTGACATACCTGGACATGCAAGATAATAATTTTACCTGTGGCTGCAGCAATGTTTGGTTTGTCCAGTGGATGGAGAACGACAAGCAAACACAGGTTGTTGGCTCCACAGAGTTTACCTACAACCATCCTGCCGAGCTAATGGGCCCCAAGCTGTTGGATGTTGAGCTTCAGTTCTGTACAGTACACTTAGGACTTTACTACTGCATCTCTTCCACTTTTCTGGTCCTCCTCACCCTGATGGCATCCTTTGCCTACCACTTCCTGAAATGGCAGGTAATAGACGGCTATTACCTCTTCTTGGCTTTCCTCCATGACACCAAGCAAAGGAATAAGCACATGCCTCGTGGATGTCAGTATGATGCCTTAATCTCCTACAACGTCTACGATGAGCCCTGGGTCCTGAAGGAGCTTCTGCCAGAGCTGGAGGGACAGCAGTGCTGGAAGCTGTGCCTCTACCACCGGAACTTCCAACCAGGCAAACCAATCATAGACAACATTATGGACGCCATCTACGGAAGCCGCAAGACCATCTGTGTGATCAGCCACCGCTACCTGAAGAGTGAGTGGTGCTCCCGGGAGATCCAGGTGGCCAGCTTCCAGCTCTTTGATTAGCAGAAGGACGTCCTGATTCTGGTGTTCCTGGAGGAGATCCCAACCCACCAGCTGTCACCCTACCACCGGATGAGGAGCTGGTGAAGAGACACACCTACCCGAGTTGGCTCAGAGCTGGGGAGCACACCAGGGTCTTCTGGCAGCAACTACGGTTGGCTTTAGAGACCAAGGACggccctgctgaagaaaatcccATCCTCTCTGGGGTGGAGGCTCTGTGACTGTGACAACTTGATTTGAAACAACCATCACATTCTGAACCTTTTCTTTACATCTGCATGGGAATATCATTAAGAAATGCTTATACATAATTAGCCAGTTCATGATCACATTTACCTGTAAGACTTATTTTTGCTGGTCATACTGTAGAATTACTCATCTGAATGTACAGTATTACTTGATTTTTTCCTGTATCTTAATTATCTCATGAATGAATGCAATATAATCATACTGTTTCAGTTTCTTTGTATCTTTTTAATTCAACTCATCTCTGTCATACACAAATATTCAACAAAAATGtgataaaatattatttgaaccTTAAAAAACATTGTTTGGGTGACTTGTGAGTTGTGGTGTCAAGTTAAAGTAACtgcccagtgtttccagatttctatgaaatatgtcCTATAATTCATTCCAACATGAGATAGTTTTCCttccacatttaaaaaaaaatgaagtaTGTATAAatgcagcttttctgtgttgggaAGGATGTGTGAGTACCCCAACACAACAGAATGGTTTTGGCATATACTGATCATTACAAATATGAATGCGATTAGAACACTGATGATATcatcctctatgaggaaatagcaagcatttttgaAACGGTCTGTTTGAGATAAAAAAATTACCTGGGATTTCGGAAGTGTTTTTTCTCAAATGTATGCTTTGGCCACAGAAAAGAGTATAAGATGAgtcaacattatttgggtatgagttaacagaaaaCCTTTACTGGACAGTTATTTTAACATGTGATTATACGTTTTGATGTTGTCCATTGAGAACAGATGATCACAGTTGTTATTCTTCAAAAAGGTATCCAACATAAACTGACTCCTATTCGACACAGCGCATCATGTCTGGGGTGATTGTTTTAGGCTCTTGGAGCATCTTGCTGAAAGCCAGGAGCCTGGGTGTCTCGTAGTGGTAGTACTCAGAGCCCACATACACTTTGACTCCATCACGGCTACACATGCCTGCCTCGATGCCGGAGATGGGCAGTGGGGCCTCACTGGCTACTACCCTAGGGGTGGCAGATAGGTCAATGTCCAGCATCTTCTGTCCTGTAGGGGGAAATAGAGACAGGAAAATAGTTTTTCACTGAGTGTGTTAAAGGTTCCCAAAGATGACTCCACGTTTGCCCCGCAGGTCTTGTGGCACGTCAGGCCTCTCCAGCAGGGGGAGGTAATGAGtcattaaaggtccaatgcagctgtttatttaaaaaaaaattaacatcaaatcatttctgaCACAGGAAAATCAGAATTTTTGTGAATATTGATGTAAAAAGagcaacactttttttttggatAGATTTGAATGTACTCAAGTTCAATGTCCAATTAGTTACCTTGAATAATGTGCACAATATGGTGATCTGCACAAACAAAGGCTGCGTTCACAGGCCCTTCGATGCCCAGCTCCGCATTCAGGCTTTTAGGGTAGCCCTCAATCAGAGTGGAGGGAGCTGCTGATTTGTAGATGTAAACTTGGTCGCCCTGTCAACCGGAAATGGTGGTATTCAGGTGTGTTTTATGTGCCATGGGACAAACAGAGGCATGATGATGTAACAAACAGTTGACTGAATGAAAGTCATTTTCTAtatactcaaatcaaatccatttttgttgttgtcacatCCTTCGTAAACAagttgtagactaacagtgaaatattTACTTATGGGTCATTTTCCATCAATGCAGAGTAAAAGTGACACGGGGAGTAAATACATTGAATAACAATAAAGAGTAAAAAATAACATCAGGGACTACaagtaccgagttgatgtgcaggggtacgaggtcattgaggtagccacgtacatatactgtaggtaggggtactgTAGTGAGTAAAGCTCTGAACATGTTATTTATCGCAAGTGAAGTCCCTGTCTTCCCCTACATCCTGTAACCTTTGACCCACCTTGATAATGTAGATCTTGTCACTGTAGGAGAAGACTGCGTCCACGCCGTTGGTCACTTCCTTCCAGGTTCTGGCAATGGGGAAGGTATGTTTACCATCACGATGGGTGTCTAGACGCATATAATTATGACCTGAGGAAGTGGGACGGAGGTGAAAATTGGCAACTGTCTAATGCGAGTTGTGCGCACAATTGAACACAAAGGCTTAGTTCTTACCAGTGAAGGCATAGGTTTTGCCTGAGTCGTCTGAGGTGATGGCATCCAATGTCACTTCACTGCATTTGGGAACATTTGCCTCACCGCCATGGCCTACAATCCAACAGTAACATGTCTCAACACAATCCAAAAGCTTTTTTTCCCTGAAATGGTGTTGTTATTACCATTCACCATTCATCTGTTCAATCTCACACCATGCACACtgggcagaggaggctggtgggatgagctaCAGGAGGACACACTTATTgtcatggctggaatggaataaatggaatggagttaAACATGTGGTTtctatatgtttgatgtgttgatgataccgttccatttataccattccagccattacaatgagcccatcctcctacagctctttccaccagcctcctctgacaatGAACTGATTTTGATAAAGGAGGAAGGGTAACATCCTTTGCATGGTTCTCTTACCGAAATTGGGGCAACTCATGAAGTAGTGCCTGGAGTCCTTAGGGTACACTCCATTCACCTCCCCAGATACAGGGTGGAACCGGGTGAAGTTGTGACCATGGAAACAGTAGTATTGCTCTAGCCAACGGAAGGCAGACGTACAGTTGGGCAGGTGGGCCCACTGTTTCTCCTTTACTGACTGCGTGGCGATGTCATAGTTGTACACTTCTTCTCCTGTGAGAGAGGAAACATATGATAGGCAGCACACACCAAGACTAGAAAACTTGATTTCCGTAACACATTTCCTGGTATGTTGTCTGTGAATAAATTATAAATgtttagggcctcccgggtggcgcagtggttaagggcgctgtactgcagcgccagctgtgccatcagag
This is a stretch of genomic DNA from Oncorhynchus mykiss isolate Arlee chromosome 7, USDA_OmykA_1.1, whole genome shotgun sequence. It encodes these proteins:
- the hpxb gene encoding hemopexin; this translates as MLLSQTLCLCLALALSYAAPTIHDVMMADHDHNHHEDQAHHKANPDRCDGIEFDAIVPDENGHTFFFKGDHLWNGFKGPAQVSSAFFKELDNYHHLGHVDAAFRMHNKEKPEKHDHIYFFLDDKVFSYYNHSLEEGYPKDIQLDFPGVPSHVDAAVECPKGECNSDSVLFFKGEEVYNYDIATQSVKEKQWAHLPNCTSAFRWLEQYYCFHGHNFTRFHPVSGEVNGVYPKDSRHYFMSCPNFGHGGEANVPKCSEVTLDAITSDDSGKTYAFTGHNYMRLDTHRDGKHTFPIARTWKEVTNGVDAVFSYSDKIYIIKGDQVYIYKSAAPSTLIEGYPKSLNAELGIEGPVNAAFVCADHHIVHIIQGQKMLDIDLSATPRVVASEAPLPISGIEAGMCSRDGVKVYVGSEYYHYETPRLLAFSKMLQEPKTITPDMMRCVE